From Acidicapsa acidisoli, the proteins below share one genomic window:
- a CDS encoding site-specific integrase gives MGTSYQKGWVRLRGKKWYGYFRRTEIDPSTNEPQPAVAQVILGFKSEMSKSQARQKLESEIAKLGKQPLNGDKSMINGAVTLRWFVQNRFLPLKESEWREETAKVKKHLIETDILEDLGEVRLENFDKFILQTHLNKIAKTRARDTVLQIRSYVKSIFAETVDQGFLATDPARKLKTPANLRESDKTVLTWEQLAAALARLELRDRVLMKLDMTNALRPGELFAFRWKCHRPETLSLTIVETIYKGKIRSFGKTKGSLKEIPIPQDVSENLLLWRQVSQERYDKSRRKRGPSPEDPEAFMFRGRFGGFMDPSNYRKRVLHKLAEELELPKLTFQVIRRTIATLAQKKGTVKDVQGVMRHSRVATTTDVYMQELPEGVRATVDSIHDELHTTMAKLTGVPQPCTEHEQILRRTAEAWRFREETETTDMAWLHGSLKFAANLLPNVWQGFR, from the coding sequence ATGGGAACCTCCTATCAGAAGGGGTGGGTCAGGCTACGCGGAAAGAAGTGGTACGGATATTTCCGGCGAACCGAAATCGATCCATCCACCAACGAACCCCAACCGGCTGTCGCTCAAGTGATCCTCGGATTCAAGAGCGAGATGTCGAAATCGCAAGCCAGACAAAAGCTGGAAAGCGAAATCGCCAAGCTGGGAAAACAACCACTCAACGGTGACAAGTCCATGATCAATGGAGCTGTCACTCTCAGATGGTTCGTTCAAAATCGCTTTCTTCCGTTGAAAGAGTCGGAATGGAGAGAGGAGACGGCCAAGGTCAAGAAACACTTGATCGAGACCGACATCCTCGAAGACCTCGGAGAAGTCAGGCTAGAAAACTTCGACAAGTTCATTCTCCAGACCCATCTCAACAAGATTGCGAAAACGCGAGCAAGGGACACGGTGTTGCAGATTCGTTCCTACGTCAAATCGATCTTTGCCGAGACAGTCGATCAAGGCTTTCTCGCAACAGATCCAGCCCGCAAGCTGAAGACTCCCGCGAACCTGCGGGAGAGCGACAAGACCGTGCTCACCTGGGAGCAACTTGCCGCAGCGCTTGCCAGGTTGGAACTGCGAGATCGGGTTTTGATGAAACTCGATATGACCAACGCTCTTCGCCCAGGGGAACTGTTTGCGTTTCGATGGAAGTGTCATCGACCCGAGACGCTCTCGCTCACTATTGTGGAGACGATCTACAAGGGCAAGATCAGATCGTTCGGCAAGACAAAAGGAAGCCTCAAGGAAATACCCATCCCGCAGGATGTCTCCGAGAACTTGCTTCTCTGGAGACAGGTTTCCCAGGAACGGTATGACAAGAGCAGACGTAAGCGCGGCCCGTCGCCCGAGGATCCGGAAGCGTTTATGTTCCGCGGCCGATTCGGTGGCTTCATGGACCCGAGCAACTATCGGAAACGGGTGTTGCACAAGCTGGCAGAAGAACTGGAACTACCGAAGCTCACATTCCAGGTCATCCGCCGCACGATCGCAACCCTGGCTCAGAAGAAGGGCACCGTCAAAGACGTACAAGGGGTCATGCGGCATTCACGTGTCGCAACGACCACAGATGTCTACATGCAGGAGTTGCCAGAGGGAGTACGCGCTACGGTGGACTCCATTCATGACGAACTGCACACGACGATGGCAAAGCTGACAGGAGTTCCGCAACCGTGCACTGAGCATGAACAAATTCTTCGCAGAACAGCCGAAGCGTGGCGCTTCAGAGAGGAGACGGAGACGACCGACATGGCTTGGCTGCACGGCAGTTTGAAATTTGCTGCCAATTTGCTGCCAAACGTTTGGCAGGGGTTCCGCTAA